The following are encoded together in the Bos javanicus breed banteng chromosome X, ARS-OSU_banteng_1.0, whole genome shotgun sequence genome:
- the HPRT1 gene encoding hypoxanthine-guanine phosphoribosyltransferase isoform X2, with translation MAARSPSVVISDDEPGYDLNLFCIPNHYAEDLEKVFIPHGLIMDRTERLARDVMKEMGGHHIVALCVLKGGYKFFADLLDYIKALNRNSDKSIPMTVDFIRLKSYCNDQSTGDIKVIGGDDLSTLTGKNVLIVEDIIDTGKTMQTLLALVKKHKPKMVKVASLLMKRTPRSVGYKPDFVGFEIPDKFVVGYALDYNEYFRDLNHVCVISETGKAKYKA, from the exons attagcGATGATGAACCAGGTTATGAcctaaatttattttgtataccCAATCATTATGCTGAGGATTTGGAGAAGGTGTTTATTCCTCATGGACTAATTATGGACAG GACCGAACGGCTGGCTCGAGATGTGATGAAGGAGATGGGTGGCCATCACATTGTGGCCCTCTGTGTGCTCAAGGGGGGCTATAAGTTCTTTGCCGACCTGTTGGATTACATCAAAGCACTGAACAGAAATAGTGACAAATCCATTCCTATGACTGTGGATTTTATCAGACTGAAGAGCTACTGT aacgACCAGTCAACAGGCGACATAAAAGTAATTGGTGGAGATGATCTCTCAACTTTAACTGGAAAG aaTGTCTTGATTGTTGAA gATATAATTGACACTGGGAAGACAATGCAGACTTTGCTTGCCTTGGTCAAGAAGCATAAACCAAAGATGGTCAAGGTTGCGAG CTTGCTGATGAAAAGGACCCCTCGAAGTGTTGGATATAAACCAGACT TTGTTGGATTTGAAATTCCAGACAAGTTTGTTGTGGGATATGCCCTTGACTATAATGAATACTTCAGGGACTTGAAT cacGTGTGTGTCATTAGCGAAACtggaaaagcaaaatacaaagccTAA
- the HPRT1 gene encoding hypoxanthine-guanine phosphoribosyltransferase isoform X1 has translation MEPTLLTLILDFTASRTISDDEPGYDLNLFCIPNHYAEDLEKVFIPHGLIMDRTERLARDVMKEMGGHHIVALCVLKGGYKFFADLLDYIKALNRNSDKSIPMTVDFIRLKSYCNDQSTGDIKVIGGDDLSTLTGKNVLIVEDIIDTGKTMQTLLALVKKHKPKMVKVASLLMKRTPRSVGYKPDFVGFEIPDKFVVGYALDYNEYFRDLNHVCVISETGKAKYKA, from the exons attagcGATGATGAACCAGGTTATGAcctaaatttattttgtataccCAATCATTATGCTGAGGATTTGGAGAAGGTGTTTATTCCTCATGGACTAATTATGGACAG GACCGAACGGCTGGCTCGAGATGTGATGAAGGAGATGGGTGGCCATCACATTGTGGCCCTCTGTGTGCTCAAGGGGGGCTATAAGTTCTTTGCCGACCTGTTGGATTACATCAAAGCACTGAACAGAAATAGTGACAAATCCATTCCTATGACTGTGGATTTTATCAGACTGAAGAGCTACTGT aacgACCAGTCAACAGGCGACATAAAAGTAATTGGTGGAGATGATCTCTCAACTTTAACTGGAAAG aaTGTCTTGATTGTTGAA gATATAATTGACACTGGGAAGACAATGCAGACTTTGCTTGCCTTGGTCAAGAAGCATAAACCAAAGATGGTCAAGGTTGCGAG CTTGCTGATGAAAAGGACCCCTCGAAGTGTTGGATATAAACCAGACT TTGTTGGATTTGAAATTCCAGACAAGTTTGTTGTGGGATATGCCCTTGACTATAATGAATACTTCAGGGACTTGAAT cacGTGTGTGTCATTAGCGAAACtggaaaagcaaaatacaaagccTAA